In the genome of Xylanivirga thermophila, the window GGCACGGCAGGAAACTCAGGAAGCCCAGATGACTGCTTCAGAACCAATCGAAGCCGAGGTAGAAGATGCCCCGGCTTTTACTATGCGAATGTGAATGTAAGGAGGAAAATATGACGAAGAACCGCTTATATATTGCCTATGGTAGCAACCTGAATCTGCCGCAGATGGCATTCCGCTGTCCCACCGCTAAGGTGGTGGGAACAAGCGAGGTCAAAGGATATGAGCTGCTGTTCCGAGGCGGCAGCCGTGGAGCCGTAGCCACCATTGAGCCGCTGGAGGGCAGCTCTGTGCCTGTGCTTTTATGGAAGATCAGGCCGCAGGATGAGATTGCCCTCGACCGTTATGAGGGGTACCCGAATTTTTACCGCAAGGAAATGCTGGAGGTAGAGCTGAACGGCAAGCCAGTAAATGCAATGGTCTACATCATGAATGACGGCAGGGAGTTCGGCGCACCCTCGGATTTTTATCTGCACACCATCGCTGAGGGCTACGAAACCGCAGGCTTTGATACGGATTTTCTGGATCAGGCGGTGGAGAAATCCATCCGGCTGGCACAGGAGCAGCAGGCTGCAGAGGATGCACAGTTCAGCCTTTGGGAACAGAAATGGTGGTGATCACCGATGGCAGACCCGGCAACCATTACCCTTGCAGTAAAAGCTGCGGTAGCCGCAGCCACCGACAAACGGACGTGGAAAGCGGCAGGCGTGGTCATCGCCGCCATCCTCACCCCGTTTATTCTAATCATTGTTATGATCATGAGCCTGCTGTCCGGTACCGCCGAACACAACAATTCCGCTGTGGATTTAACCTTTCACGGAGGCAGTATCTCCTCACAGGTTCCCGCCGAGTATCGGCAGTACATTGAGAATATGCGAGGCAGCTTCTCTGATTTGGACAGCGCTGTGTTCGAGATTACGCCCATGATTGAAAGTGGCAGTATCGACAGTACCCGTATAAAGTCCATTTTTTATTCTCTGTATTTCGGCGCTGAAAATCTGCGGATGAACGCTTCCTATTATCGAGCCTTTGCGGATTGCTTCGTCCGCTACGAGGAACGCACCCGCACCGTCACTGATGTGGATGGCAATGAAACAGAGGAAACCTACGCGGTGGCTGTTCCCATTACCGACCTGAATGAGATATATGGAAGCCTTGAAAGCACTCTCGGTAAAACCATCACAGAGGAAAACCGGATCAATGCACAACAGATTTACTCCCATGCCAAGTACGGCAGAGCCATCCCCGGTGTGGAGGACGGAGAATATCCAGGAGAGATGGGCGATGGTACCTTTCAGGCGTTGATGGAGGAAGCACAAAAATACATTGGCTACCCCTATGTTTGGGGCGGCTCCTCTCCGCAGACCTCCTTTGACTGCTCCGGTTATGTGTGCTGGGTCTATTCCAAATCGGGCGTATATTATCTGCCCCGCACCACCGCATCAGGAATTTTCAACCAATGTGCAGTGATTTCACGTGAGGAAGCCAAGCCCGGTGATTTGGTGTTTTTCCAAGGAACCTATGCCTCGGCTGGAGTCATAAGCCACATCGGAATCTATGTTGGGA includes:
- a CDS encoding gamma-glutamylcyclotransferase family protein; amino-acid sequence: MTKNRLYIAYGSNLNLPQMAFRCPTAKVVGTSEVKGYELLFRGGSRGAVATIEPLEGSSVPVLLWKIRPQDEIALDRYEGYPNFYRKEMLEVELNGKPVNAMVYIMNDGREFGAPSDFYLHTIAEGYETAGFDTDFLDQAVEKSIRLAQEQQAAEDAQFSLWEQKWW
- a CDS encoding C40 family peptidase, whose product is MADPATITLAVKAAVAAATDKRTWKAAGVVIAAILTPFILIIVMIMSLLSGTAEHNNSAVDLTFHGGSISSQVPAEYRQYIENMRGSFSDLDSAVFEITPMIESGSIDSTRIKSIFYSLYFGAENLRMNASYYRAFADCFVRYEERTRTVTDVDGNETEETYAVAVPITDLNEIYGSLESTLGKTITEENRINAQQIYSHAKYGRAIPGVEDGEYPGEMGDGTFQALMEEAQKYIGYPYVWGGSSPQTSFDCSGYVCWVYSKSGVYYLPRTTASGIFNQCAVISREEAKPGDLVFFQGTYASAGVISHIGIYVGNGQMLHCGDPIGYADLNSRYWRSHFYAYGRLK